The genomic segment AGCTATGATTGATACTTGGGTGTTTACTGAGCAAATGAACCACTATTTTACAACTGGTGCAGGACGCGAGGTTTTTGGGGAGCATCAGCATATTGCTATTGAAGCGAGTCAACGTCTATCGGCTCGATTTGCTAAAACGGCAAAGGGATTTAATGTGAGTAATTTTAAACAGCATCAGAAATTTGTTGAGCAATACGTAGCTAAAAACCCAATCAGTGATTTGACGTTTAGCCGAACCTCAGCTTTTAATGATTGGCTTGAGTTTAGTAATATATCTGAGTTTGAAGCGATAACCACATTCGGCTCTATGCCTGAAGTGATGAGTGACATGTCAGATCGTATGGCGATGACAACCCAACAAATGCCGAAAATTTTGGGCTGGAAAGCCGAACTATATGCGTTACATTCTGATGTTAATGCGGCAGATGTTGAAAAGGCACTGACAGATATCAGTCAAACTACCGTTAAATTTCAAGCATTAATGGAGCAAACCCCTGAGTTAATGACACAGCTTGCCGCTGATATGCGCACGGAACTAAGCCCGCTTATTGAACAGTTAAGTCAAGTGACTGATGATAAGTTAATGCAGTTATCTAAAGAGCGTGCTTCATTGGCGTTAATCATTACTCACGAGCGGGAAGCACTCGTTCAAATGATTGCAGATGAGCGAGCTGCGGCGGTTCAAGATTTAGACGCATTGAGCCATAAAACCGTCGAATTAGTGTTTCAACAGATCACAGAAACCATTAAGAGTGTCATTGTGTATTTCATTTTGTTTTTAATTACAGTATTTTTCGCACCACTCGGTTTAGGTGTTTGGTTGGGTAAACGAATGACGACCAATAAGAACAACTCGGTAGTTAACAATTAACAAGGTGAAATATTGTCTATTGCTAAAGTAAATACATCAGCAACTCATCGTCTAACTTTCAGTGAGCAGTTATCGATTCGAAGCGATTGTTTATTGTTACTTACCCCTTTGTGGCAAGTGCAGGCTTTTGAGTGTGCCGAGTTACCTTGGAAGACACAATTCCCAGAGCTGGCGAAAGCAGTTTGGCAAATTGATGACAGTGAAATTGATACAATAGACGCAGATCAAACTGCTTTAGTTGAGTGTTTATTACCAAGTTTACAGCTTGATTTAGCATCAAATAACTTGAGCATAGATGGCTTATTTGAACTACTCACCAGTAAGGTAAAAGCTCAGGTTGAAGTTAGCGTTAATCAAATGCAAAACAAGGTTGCTGAGCAGGGACTAACTGAAAGCGAGCTTAGTCATTTTAGCGCGCATATCAAAGGGCGCAAATGGCAACAAATTACTGCGTTTGCTCACTTTATTCCTGCGGATGATTTACCCATTCTTGAATGGTGTGCGGGGAAGGGGCATTTAGGGCGGTATTTAGCGAAGAAAAAAGCGACAAAGGTAACCAGCTTAGAATGGCAGCAAAGCTTATGTGAGCAAGGGCAAGCCTTTGCTGATAAATGGCATTTACCCCAAACGTTTACTTGCACTGATGTATTTGAAATAACGAATAGCCCTTTAATTAATAAACAGCATGCGGTTGCGCTGCATGCCTGTGGTGATTTGCATGTAAGGCTGATTGATTTAGCTGTACAGGCGTCGACTCGCGCTATTTCATTCTCGCCTTGTTGTTATCATTTAATCCAAGCAAGTCACTATCAGGCACTATCTGATGTAGCCAAAGACTCGGGGTTAACGTTTTCACGTCATGACTTGCAGTTGCCTTTACAGCAAAGTGTTATTGCTAATCCAAAGCAGCAACTATTACGTCATCAAGAAATAAGCTGGCGCTTGGGGTTTGATTCTTTACAAAGAGACATCACTGGTAGCGGCCGATATTTACCCATTCCCAGCGTAAAACGCAGTCAATTATCCGCAAGCTTTGATGAGTTTTGTCGATGGGCAGCCAATCAAAAAGGCGTTGCACTTAACGGGTCAATTGATTTTGATGACTACCTTATCAAAGGTGAGCACAGACAGGCATTAACGCGTCGCATTGATCTCGTCGCGCACCTATTTCGTCTAATAATAGAGCAGTGGTTATTATTAGATAGAGTGTGCTTTTTAGAACAATATGGTTATCAGGTTGAGATGTTTGAATTCTGTGCAAACAGTATTACACCCAGAAATTGTTTAATTCAGGCTAAAAAGCAGCCATAGCAGACTTCTTTGTTCGAATGGTAGCTTAACTTACTGTTTATTAATCTAAAATTTTTATATTTCAGTATTAATTCTGATTTTTTTGGCTGTTTTTTCTGTTTTCATGTCTCAATGAAGTAGATTTAAATGGCCCGTAAAGTGGTTTTGTATTGAATATTTGGATTTTTCTTGTTCAAATGGCGGGTTAATAACAAATACCAATAAATTCGGTTGCTGATAGCGACCTTAAAGTGAGCGATTGATACGGTTTCATGAAATATTCCCGCGTTTTTATTAATAGTATGGCTTATGAACTTGCACCCCAAGTGGTGTCAAGTCTAGACCTAGAATCTCGCCTTGCGCCGCTTTATCAAAAGTTTCGTATCCCGATGGGGCAATTAGCCGCATTAACCGGTATTAAAGAACGCCGCTGGTGGCCGAAAGGTTATCGTTTATCTGATGGGGCACTTTGTGCTGCCAGAAAAGCGGTCGATGAGACAGGCATTAGTGTTAGCGACTTAGGTGCAGTGGTTTATACCGGCGTATGTCGTGACCAACATGAGCCTGCTACGGCTTGTCGAGTTGCAGCAGAGCTTGGCGTATCAAAAGATACAGCGATTTATGATATTAGTAATGCCTGCTTAGGTGTGCTGTCAGGTATCTTAGATATTGCAAACCGTATTGAGTTAGGCCAAATCAAAGCGGGTATGGTGGTATCGTGTGAATCAGCACGTGACATTGTTGAGGTGACGATTGATAACATGTTGTCAGACCCAACTATGCAAAACTTTGCCCAATCACTTGCCACGCTAACAGGTGGTTCAGGTGCCATTGCCGTCATTTTAACCGATGGAAGCCTGCCGCTTAAAAACACTCGTCAACATCAATTGTTAGGTGCAAGTCATTTATCGGCACCAGAGCATCACGAGCTATGTCAGTGGGGGCTACAGGAGACGAGCCAGAAGCTGTATCGTGAGTTTATGCGAACTGACGCTGTCACATTACTTAAAGAAGGTGTCGACTTAGCTAAACACACTTGGGAGCATTTCTTAACCCAACGTGATTGGTTAGTCGAACAAGTTGATAAAGTGATTTGTCACCAAGTCGGTGCTTCAAATCGTAAGCAAGTATTAAATGCGCTTAATATCCCGCATGAAAAAGAATTCCCTACTTATGAAACCTTAGGCAATATGGGCACCGTTTCACTGCCTGTCACTGCTGCAATTGCCCATGATCAAGGTTTTTTAAAACTTGGCGATCAAGTGAGCTTCCTAGGAATAGGTAGCGGACTCAACTGTATGATGCTTGGCATCAAGTGGTAGTTCGCTAGCTGTGTATTTAGGATTAATAAAAAAAGATTAGGAAGCATCATGTTAGAGAATTTATTACCTTTTGATAGCCATTTCTTAGACCGTAATGGCAATAAATTGCATTATGTCAACGAAGGTCAAGGTGAGCCTGTTGTTATGGTTCACGGTAATCCAAGCTGGAGTTATTATTACCGTAATTTGGTGGGTGCATTAAGCCCAACTCATCAGTGTATAGTGCCTGATCATATCGGTTGTGGTTTGTCTGATAAACCTGACGATCCAGATTATGATTATACGCTTAAAAATCGTATTGATGATTTGGAAGCTTTACTTGATCATCTAGACGTAAAAGACAACATTACCTTGGTTGTTCATGATTGGGGCGGAATGATTGGTATGGGCTATGCTGCT from the Shewanella japonica genome contains:
- a CDS encoding methyltransferase yields the protein MSIAKVNTSATHRLTFSEQLSIRSDCLLLLTPLWQVQAFECAELPWKTQFPELAKAVWQIDDSEIDTIDADQTALVECLLPSLQLDLASNNLSIDGLFELLTSKVKAQVEVSVNQMQNKVAEQGLTESELSHFSAHIKGRKWQQITAFAHFIPADDLPILEWCAGKGHLGRYLAKKKATKVTSLEWQQSLCEQGQAFADKWHLPQTFTCTDVFEITNSPLINKQHAVALHACGDLHVRLIDLAVQASTRAISFSPCCYHLIQASHYQALSDVAKDSGLTFSRHDLQLPLQQSVIANPKQQLLRHQEISWRLGFDSLQRDITGSGRYLPIPSVKRSQLSASFDEFCRWAANQKGVALNGSIDFDDYLIKGEHRQALTRRIDLVAHLFRLIIEQWLLLDRVCFLEQYGYQVEMFEFCANSITPRNCLIQAKKQP
- a CDS encoding chemotaxis protein, giving the protein MNAWESSAVNRLVQVLLLLVSVNVLTGCSLLEVKLESGVEPLPKEQINMRMFSREYSYNFYTEVESSADLIANDTDDVAIKSNTLMWKIYSEQSLQRAIFQASPIAAMIDTWVFTEQMNHYFTTGAGREVFGEHQHIAIEASQRLSARFAKTAKGFNVSNFKQHQKFVEQYVAKNPISDLTFSRTSAFNDWLEFSNISEFEAITTFGSMPEVMSDMSDRMAMTTQQMPKILGWKAELYALHSDVNAADVEKALTDISQTTVKFQALMEQTPELMTQLAADMRTELSPLIEQLSQVTDDKLMQLSKERASLALIITHEREALVQMIADERAAAVQDLDALSHKTVELVFQQITETIKSVIVYFILFLITVFFAPLGLGVWLGKRMTTNKNNSVVNN
- a CDS encoding 3-oxoacyl-ACP synthase III, with protein sequence MKYSRVFINSMAYELAPQVVSSLDLESRLAPLYQKFRIPMGQLAALTGIKERRWWPKGYRLSDGALCAARKAVDETGISVSDLGAVVYTGVCRDQHEPATACRVAAELGVSKDTAIYDISNACLGVLSGILDIANRIELGQIKAGMVVSCESARDIVEVTIDNMLSDPTMQNFAQSLATLTGGSGAIAVILTDGSLPLKNTRQHQLLGASHLSAPEHHELCQWGLQETSQKLYREFMRTDAVTLLKEGVDLAKHTWEHFLTQRDWLVEQVDKVICHQVGASNRKQVLNALNIPHEKEFPTYETLGNMGTVSLPVTAAIAHDQGFLKLGDQVSFLGIGSGLNCMMLGIKW